One segment of Pseudobythopirellula maris DNA contains the following:
- a CDS encoding flagellar basal body-associated FliL family protein: MAPVVAALGACLLLAGASGCGSGEGQLKFDAIEQLPDREAYAEAEIGEFVVPIPPTPGETGSDGDTVTLMQLKFELFVLVAERDHSEVKRLARIHKNKIRDRVIRVCRSTRSDDLREEGFVTLKARLLDEIQPLLGGGMVHRLVIPVIRAEPL; this comes from the coding sequence ATGGCGCCTGTTGTGGCGGCCCTCGGCGCGTGCCTATTGCTGGCGGGCGCTTCGGGTTGCGGCTCGGGCGAAGGGCAGCTGAAGTTCGACGCGATCGAGCAACTCCCCGACCGCGAGGCGTACGCCGAGGCGGAGATCGGCGAGTTCGTGGTGCCGATCCCCCCGACTCCCGGCGAGACCGGCTCCGACGGCGACACCGTGACGCTCATGCAGCTGAAGTTCGAGTTGTTCGTGCTGGTCGCGGAACGCGATCACTCAGAAGTGAAACGGCTGGCCCGGATCCACAAGAACAAGATCCGCGATCGCGTGATCCGCGTCTGCCGCAGCACCCGCTCGGACGACCTGCGCGAGGAGGGGTTCGTCACACTCAAGGCGCGTCTGCTCGACGAGATCCAACCACTGCTAGGCGGCGGCATGGTCCACCGTCTCGTGATCCCCGTGATCCGCGCCGAGCCGCTTTGA
- a CDS encoding anti-sigma factor family protein, giving the protein MNREHPHGEESAEDAAPADPLHEQLTAYLDGELAPEERVALEALLERDPSARDELRRLRLSWDALDDLPTGDVSAEFAQSTIEMVALEARDEVARMTAALPTQRRRSHVAAVAIAAAALLVGFAGARWAANEPHRRMLASLPAVMQVDALGQYQDVAFLERLEAEAGEMLAGEAPAGFDDEADAWFVMQGASFRERGAWFETQTDKQQAELRERAARLAGLTPQKRESLLGNAASLAAHERAESLLRTLLSYQNWLSHQSAAEQATLRRLGADERVRRVERELRNERRESLYRLTPEEAAKLREAVERLAATPAGRGLVERFDRFESRDLPPEVRRRLGEMREGLESDPLAAVIALSFASDRLREWPLQFFVTPDAARELRDDWRTIEPELLAVLPERSRRWVESTPEADRRTERLRRVLVALKESDVPADVKSFFANELSDGEVQELLTLPADEMLRQLDQRRQEREFDGLDLERMMRAPRWRRGPSGRGGDGFRGGRRGPPRDDGRQRRGEGPPSGGPPPERPGGEVSL; this is encoded by the coding sequence ATGAACCGCGAGCACCCGCACGGCGAAGAATCGGCCGAAGACGCCGCGCCCGCCGACCCGCTGCACGAGCAGCTGACGGCCTACCTCGACGGCGAGCTTGCGCCCGAGGAGCGTGTCGCCTTGGAGGCGCTGCTGGAGCGCGACCCCTCCGCCCGCGACGAGCTGCGTCGGTTGCGTCTCTCTTGGGACGCGCTCGACGACTTGCCCACGGGCGACGTGAGCGCAGAGTTCGCCCAATCGACCATCGAGATGGTCGCCCTCGAGGCCCGCGACGAGGTCGCCCGCATGACCGCGGCGTTGCCGACCCAGCGGCGCCGCTCGCACGTTGCGGCCGTGGCGATCGCCGCCGCCGCGTTGCTCGTCGGCTTCGCCGGCGCCCGTTGGGCCGCGAACGAGCCGCACCGCCGCATGCTGGCCAGCCTGCCGGCGGTGATGCAGGTCGACGCCCTCGGGCAGTACCAAGACGTGGCTTTTCTCGAGCGGCTCGAGGCGGAGGCGGGCGAGATGCTCGCCGGCGAGGCCCCGGCCGGTTTCGACGACGAGGCCGACGCCTGGTTCGTGATGCAGGGCGCCTCGTTCCGCGAACGCGGCGCGTGGTTCGAGACCCAGACCGACAAGCAACAAGCCGAGCTCCGCGAGCGGGCGGCCCGGCTCGCCGGGCTCACGCCGCAGAAACGCGAGAGCCTGCTCGGCAACGCCGCGTCGCTCGCCGCCCACGAGCGGGCCGAGTCGCTGCTCCGCACGCTGCTCAGCTACCAGAACTGGTTGTCGCACCAGTCCGCCGCCGAACAGGCGACGCTGCGACGGCTCGGCGCCGACGAACGGGTCAGGCGGGTCGAACGCGAGCTGCGCAACGAGCGGCGCGAGTCGTTGTACCGGCTCACCCCCGAAGAGGCCGCCAAGCTGCGCGAAGCGGTCGAGCGCCTCGCCGCCACCCCCGCCGGTCGGGGCCTCGTCGAGCGGTTCGACCGCTTCGAATCGCGCGACCTCCCGCCCGAGGTGCGGCGCCGGCTGGGCGAGATGCGCGAGGGCCTCGAGTCGGACCCGCTCGCGGCGGTCATCGCGCTGTCGTTCGCCTCCGACCGGCTGCGCGAGTGGCCGTTGCAGTTCTTCGTCACGCCCGACGCAGCGCGCGAGCTGCGTGACGACTGGCGAACGATCGAGCCCGAGCTGCTCGCCGTGCTCCCCGAGCGGAGCCGCCGTTGGGTCGAGTCGACCCCCGAGGCCGATCGTCGCACCGAGCGCTTGCGGCGGGTGCTCGTGGCGCTCAAGGAGAGCGACGTGCCGGCGGACGTCAAATCCTTCTTCGCGAACGAGCTGTCCGACGGCGAGGTGCAGGAGCTGCTCACGCTGCCGGCCGACGAGATGCTGCGTCAACTCGACCAGCGGCGGCAAGAGCGGGAGTTCGACGGCCTCGACTTGGAGCGGATGATGCGCGCCCCGCGTTGGCGCCGCGGGCCCTCGGGGCGCGGCGGCGATGGCTTCCGCGGCGGTCGCCGCGGCCCGCCCCGCGACGACGGTCGTCAAAGGCGAGGGGAAGGTCCGCCGTCCGGCGGCCCGCCCCCGGAGCGACCCGGCGGCGAGGTGAGTCTCTGA
- a CDS encoding RNA polymerase sigma factor — MATSDSTIRRYTESDPDVRLMLRVREGDALAFEELMARHQAKLVSLMGYLVGRSDMAEDLAQDVFLRVYRSRERYVPGSKFTTWLYTIANNVASNARRTLARRKEVNLAAPDPAASGAVTIDTISSAASGLMPTRQFDRSELREVVRQAVEGLGDRQRTAVLLSKFEHLDYAEIGEVMGMTPQAIKSLIARARGKLKESLEPYLVDPPVADTPPPGDTTARRAER, encoded by the coding sequence TTGGCCACGAGCGACAGCACGATCCGGCGCTACACCGAGTCGGACCCCGACGTGCGGCTCATGCTGCGCGTGCGGGAGGGAGACGCCCTGGCTTTCGAGGAGCTGATGGCCCGCCACCAGGCGAAGCTCGTTTCGCTGATGGGCTACCTGGTCGGCCGCTCGGACATGGCCGAGGACCTAGCCCAAGACGTCTTCCTCCGCGTTTACCGCTCGCGTGAGCGGTACGTGCCGGGGTCGAAGTTCACCACGTGGCTCTACACGATCGCCAACAACGTGGCGTCGAACGCCCGCCGCACGCTGGCGCGGCGCAAAGAAGTGAACCTCGCCGCGCCCGACCCGGCCGCCTCGGGGGCCGTGACGATCGACACGATCAGCTCGGCCGCCAGCGGCTTGATGCCGACCCGCCAGTTCGACCGCAGCGAGCTGCGTGAGGTGGTCCGCCAAGCGGTCGAGGGCCTCGGCGACCGGCAGCGCACCGCGGTGCTGCTCTCCAAGTTCGAGCACCTCGACTACGCCGAGATCGGCGAGGTGATGGGCATGACGCCCCAGGCGATCAAGTCGCTCATCGCCCGCGCCCGCGGCAAGCTTAAGGAATCACTCGAGCCGTACCTAGTCGACCCGCCCGTCGCCGACACGCCGCCCCCAGGCGACACCACCGCCAGGAGGGCAGAGCGATGA
- a CDS encoding sugar phosphate isomerase/epimerase family protein, with product MFVSASTTCFPELSSEEVLGRLVDLQFTAVELALHEKDGWLAPSAVAADLERAINVCGDTRRLDVAALSLEIEATGDAFYEQFEACCKLAKAIKVATLVVPSSEIGTPFNEEIERLKKMTAIAAFEGAVVALKTQVDCMTQDPDTAAVFCDHVKGLGVTLDPSCFLYGESAGRQYDKLLPYVRHVHLRDTSKESFQVRVGQGEVDYGRLVTQLSKEGYNRALSIEMQPLEGFEHSGEMRKLRLLIDSLL from the coding sequence GTGTTTGTTAGCGCTTCGACAACATGCTTCCCTGAACTCAGCAGCGAGGAGGTGCTCGGGCGGTTGGTCGACTTGCAGTTCACCGCCGTGGAGCTCGCGCTGCACGAAAAGGACGGCTGGCTCGCCCCGTCGGCCGTGGCCGCCGACCTGGAGCGGGCGATCAACGTGTGCGGCGACACGCGTCGGCTTGACGTGGCGGCGCTGAGCCTCGAGATCGAGGCGACGGGCGACGCCTTCTACGAGCAGTTCGAGGCGTGCTGCAAGCTCGCCAAGGCGATCAAGGTCGCCACGCTGGTCGTCCCCTCGTCCGAGATCGGCACGCCGTTCAACGAAGAGATCGAGCGGCTCAAGAAGATGACCGCCATCGCCGCCTTCGAGGGGGCCGTCGTGGCTCTCAAGACGCAGGTCGATTGCATGACCCAAGACCCGGACACCGCCGCGGTGTTCTGCGACCACGTCAAAGGCCTCGGCGTGACGCTCGACCCCAGCTGCTTCCTGTACGGCGAGAGCGCGGGCCGGCAGTACGACAAGCTGCTGCCGTACGTGCGCCATGTCCACCTGCGCGACACGAGTAAAGAGAGCTTCCAGGTGCGAGTGGGCCAAGGCGAAGTCGACTATGGCCGCCTGGTCACCCAACTCTCGAAAGAGGGCTACAACCGGGCCCTCTCGATCGAGATGCAGCCGCTCGAGGGCTTCGAGCACTCGGGCGAGATGCGGAAATTACGCCTGCTGATCGACAGCTTGCTGTAA